In the genome of Eriocheir sinensis breed Jianghai 21 chromosome 56, ASM2467909v1, whole genome shotgun sequence, one region contains:
- the LOC126984116 gene encoding uncharacterized protein LOC126984116, which yields MERWWAAVACVASLAAIGTRGDNLAFGSGRITLDAEQVGFPTRGFDDDAFTLDLPELTPSQLGFPDVDTFEENRDTTPLRRKRRRADKLGGGGGGHHHQDMAHIPLSVHFPPILPHSSPLTPGYSYDAPGGYSYDEPAGYSYNEPSRGGYLPPKTQYKAPDAGYQAPKAETSYEAPKSDYVAPKAETSYEAPKSDYVAPKVESAYVAPKAYIPPKVEAAYVAPKVEAAYVAPKAETSYVAPKAETRYVAPKAETSYEAPKSKYLPPTHYGGYSIRDPSYSTTIRPGYVPPATTPYAEDITLLPEYNYVHWLNKGAHGHAPPKSSYDEHKEPDGYDYKEPDGYDYKEPGGYDYTPPKTEYKAPEPAYKAPEPAYKAPEPEYKAPPKSSYDEHKEPAGYDYKEPGGYDYSPPKTEYKAPEPEYKAPEPEYKAPPKSSYDEHKPAGYDYTPPKTEYKAPEASYKAPEASYKAPEASYKAPEASYKAPEASYKAPEASYKAPEASYKAPEASYKAPEASYKAPEASYKAPEASYKAPEPEYKAPPKSSYDEHKEPAGYDYKEPGGYDYSPPKTEYKAPEASYKAPEPAYKAPEPEYKAPPKSSYDEHKPAGYDYTPPKTEYKAPEASYKAPEASYKAPEASYKAPEASYKAPEASYKAPEPEYKAPPKSSYDEHKEPAGYDYSPPKTEYKAPEASYKAPEASYKAPEPAYKAPEPEYKAPPKSSYDEHKPAGYDYTPPKTEYKAPEASYKAPEASYKAPEASYKAPEPEYKAPPKSSYDEHKEPAGYDYSPPKTEYKAPEASYKAPEASYKAPEASYKAPEASYKAPEASYKAPEASYKAPEASYKAPEASYKAPEASYKAPEASYKAPEASYKAPEASYKAPEASYKAPEASYKAPEASYKAPEASYKAPEPEYKAPPKSSYDEHKEPAGYDYSPPKTEYKAPEASYKAPEPEYKAPEPEYKAPEPEYKAPEPAYKAPEPEYKAPEPEYKAPPKTSYEEPKASGYDYTPPKTEYKAPPKSSYEEPEYDIEYKVAGRRPPQVASYGGVLHRAHTSPYMPDPTVYPAEDHPAAAPTTGYATPKPDYAAPTSAYSPSGYSYSPPTGAFGDVQRVYGVGSPIPVYGPPTLPHRVLDPYAPAADYFYEDYPLRRRRPGRRRRPGFGRFRGRYYRQAE from the exons ATG GAGCGGTGGTGGGCGGCGGTGGCCTGTGTGGCGTCCCTGGCGGCCATCGGGACCCGCGGCGACAACCTGGCGTTCGGGAGCGGCCGCATCACGCTGGACGCCGAACAGGTGGGCTTCCCGACGCGAGGGTTCGACGATGACGCCTTCACCCTGGACCTGCCCGAGCTAACGCCCTCCCAGCTGGGCTTTCCCGACGTTGACACCTTCGAGGAGAACAGAGACACAACGCCACtcaggaggaaacggaggagggcGGAcaagcttggaggaggaggagggggccaccaccaccaagacatgGCCCATATCCCCCTCTCGGTGCACTTCCCCCCCATCCTGCCGCATTCCAGCCCCCTCACCCCGGGCTACTCCTACGACGCTCCAGGGGGTTATTCCTACGACGAGCCCGCTGGCTACTCCTACAACGAGCCCTCGAGAGGTGGCTACCTTCCCCCGAAGACGCAGTACAAGGCGCCGGACGCCGGCTACCAGGCCCCCAAGGCGGAGACCAGCTACGAGGCTCCTAAATCTGACTACGTAGCCCCCAAGGCGGAGACCAGCTACGAGGCTCCCAAGTCAGACTACGTAGCCCCCAAAGTTGAGTCGGCTTATGTAGCCCCCAAGGCTTACATACCCCCTAAGGTGGAGGCAGCCTACGTAGCCCCCAAAGTGGAGGCAGCCTACGTAGCCCCCAAGGCAGAGACAAGCTACGTAGCCCCTAAGGCAGAGACGAGGTACGTAGCCCCCAAGGCAGAGACGAGCTACGAGGCGCCCAAGAGCAAGTACCTTCCGCCGACGCACTACGGGGGCTACAGCATCCGCGACCCCTCCTACTCCACCACCATCCGGCCGGGCTACGTGCCGCCCGCCACCACGCCCTACGCCGAGGACATCACGCTGCTGCCGGAGTACAACTACGTCCACTGGCTCAATAAGGGCGCCCACGGCCACGCCCCGCCCAAGTCCAGCTACGACGAGCACAAGGAGCCCGACGGTTACGACTACAAGGAGCCCGACGGTTACGACTACAAGGAGCCCGGGGGCTATGACTACACCCCGCCCAAGACAGAGTACAAGGCGCCTGAGCCAGCCTACAAGGCCCCGGAGCCAGCCTACAAGGCGCCCGAGCCAGAGTACAAGGCGCCGCCCAAGTCCAGCTACGACGAACACAAGGAGCCTGCTGGCTACGACTACAAGGAGCCCGGGGGCTACGACTACAGCCCGCCCAAGACGGAGTACAAGGCGCCTGAGCCAGAGTACAAGGCGCCAGAGCCGGAGTACAAGGCGCCGCCCAAGTCCAGCTACGACGAACACAAACCAGCCGGGTACGATTACACCCCCCCCAAGACGGAGTACAAGGCACCTGAGGCATCCTACAAGGCACCAGAGGCATCCTACAAGGCACCAGAAGCATCCTACAAGGCACCAGAGGCATCCTACAAGGCACCTGAGGCATCCTACAAGGCACCAGAGGCATCCTACAAGGCACCAGAGGCATCCTACAAGGCACCAGAGGCATCCTACAAGGCACCTGAGGCATCCTACAAGGCACCAGAGGCATCCTACAAGGCACCAGAGGCATCCTACAAGGCGCCAGAGCCAGAGTACAAGGCGCCGCCAAAGTCCAGCTACGACGAACACAAGGAGCCGGCAGGGTACGACTACAAGGAGCCCGGGGGCTACGACTACAGCCCGCCCAAGACGGAGTACAAGGCACCAGAGGCATCCTACAAGGCACCAGAGCCAGCCTACAAGGCGCCAGAGCCGGAGTACAAGGCGCCGCCCAAGTCTAGCTACGACGAACACAAACCAGCCGGGTACGATTACACCCCCCCCAAGACGGAGTACAAGGCACCTGAGGCATCCTACAAGGCACCAGAGGCATCCTACAAGGCACCTGAGGCATCCTACAAGGCACCAGAAGCATCCTACAAGGCACCAGAGGCATCCTACAAGGCACCAGAGCCGGAGTACAAGGCGCCGCCCAAGTCTAGCTACGATGAGCACAAGGAGCCAGCAGGCTACGACTACAGCCCGCCCAAGACGGAGTACAAGGCACCTGAGGCATCCTACAAGGCGCCAGAGGCATCCTACAAGGCACCAGAGCCAGCCTACAAGGCGCCAGAGCCGGAGTACAAGGCGCCGCCCAAGTCTAGCTACGACGAACACAAACCAGCCGGGTACGATTACACCCCCCCCAAGACGGAGTACAAGGCACCTGAGGCATCCTACAAGGCACCAGAAGCATCCTACAAGGCGCCTGAGGCATCCTACAAGGCGCCTGAGCCGGAGTACAAGGCGCCACCTAAGTCTAGCTACGATGAGCACAAGGAGCCAGCAGGCTACGACTACAGCCCGCCCAAGACGGAGTACAAGGCACCAGAGGCATCCTACAAGGCACCAGAGGCATCCTACAAGGCACCAGAGGCATCCTACAAGGCGCCTGAGGCATCCTACAAGGCACCAGAGGCATCCTACAAGGCACCAGAGGCATCCTACAAGGCGCCTGAGGCATCCTACAAGGCACCAGAGGCATCCTACAAGGCACCAGAGGCATCCTACAAGGCACCTGAGGCATCCTACAAGGCACCTGAGGCATCCTACAAGGCACCAGAGGCATCCTACAAGGCGCCTGAGGCATCCTACAAGGCACCTGAGGCATCCTACAAGGCACCAGAGGCATCCTACAAGGCACCTGAGGCATCCTACAAGGCGCCTGAGCCGGAGTACAAGGCGCCACCTAAGTCTAGCTACGATGAGCACAAGGAGCCAGCAGGCTACGACTACAGCCCGCCCAAGACAGAATACAAGGCGCCAGAGGCATCCTACAAGGCGCCAGAACCAGAGTACAAGGCACCCGAGCCGGAGTACAAGGCCCCTGAGCCAGAGTACAAGGCACCAGAGCCAGCTTACAAGGCCCCTGAGCCGGAGTACAAGGCGCCCGAGCCGGAGTACAAGGCGCCGCCGAAGACCAGCTACGAGGAACCCAAGGCTTCCGGCTACGATTACACGCCGCCGAAGACGGAGTACAAGGCGCCGCCCAAGTCGAGCTACGAAGAGCCGGAGTACGACATTGAGTACAAGGTCGCCGGGAGGCGCCCGCCGCAGGTGGCCTCGTACGGCGGCGTGCTGCATAGGGCCCACACCTCCCCCTACATGCCCGACCCCACCGTGTACCCCGCCGAGGaccaccccgccgccgcccctaCCACCGGCTACGCCACCCCGAAGCCCGACTACGCGGCCCCGACCTCTGCCTACTCCCCCTCCGGCTACAGCTACTCGCCGCCTACAGGGGCGTTCGGCGACGTCCAGCGAGTGTACGGCGTGGGAAGCCCCATCCCCGTGTACGGCCCCCCGACGCTCCCCCACCGg GTGCTGGACCCGTACGCACCTGCCGCCGACTACTTCTACGAGGACTACCCGCTCAGGCGCCGACGACCAGGCAGGAGGCGACGACCGGGCTTCGGACGGTTCCGAGGCAGATACTACCGGCAGGCTGAATAG